A single Diachasmimorpha longicaudata isolate KC_UGA_2023 chromosome 10, iyDiaLong2, whole genome shotgun sequence DNA region contains:
- the LOC135166934 gene encoding transcription factor IIIB 90 kDa subunit: MSGKCKNCGSTDIETDPARGDAVCTACGVVLEDQRIVSETAFEETPSGNMAMIGQFVASDSTGGATGFGAAYHVNGKESRDITIQNARKGITHLCQQLRLNQRHIETSVNFYKMALARNLTRGRKHAHNHAACVYITCRTEETPHLLIDISDILQIDVHELGRTYLKFTNALCINIPSMDPCIFIMKYALKLEFGDKTNEVSNTAQRLLQRMMRDSIHSGRRPSGLCGAALLIASRLHEFNRTPNDIIKIVKVHESTLRKRLIEFGDTPSSALTLDEFMTVDLEEEQDPPAFKAARKKDRERLQKLENIDTEFDDLQSEIDRQLEEYRASRGKKRKNNDDGVEESDAERFVAESTMDIIKSCLNSSEDTTTDDFRQSAGKDKVGLGPDIASMGLGLSMSVSQRNEKNEEELFETENGEIDMTDVDDEELDSYIMTEKEASMKSSLWHKVNATYLEQQKEKEEKRLKEKEEGKPEKKKRKIGAKKKSGMGPANSAGEAIEKMLQEKRISTKINYEVLKSLNIRVSTNQEAASANTEDVDANDANRSRGEREMKTKITTVIQRGRRTGHKLEEPVEETPQRKREKVEEGIDERIGGGEAAEILDEVEDDVEDEVDVDPNEMSVGQMLQRHTTDDDEHYGYDYDDEDY; this comes from the coding sequence ATGTCTGGAAAATGCAAGAACTGCGGTTCAACCGACATCGAGACAGATCCAGCCCGTGGAGATGCCGTTTGTACGGCGTGTGGTGTTGTCCTGGAGGACCAGCGCATTGTCAGTGAAACAGCCTTCGAGGAGACCCCCTCAGGAAACATGGCGATGATCGGTCAATTCGTGGCGAGTGATAGTACAGGTGGTGCAACAGGTTTTGGCGCAGCTTACCACGTCAATGGTAAAGAATCTCGTGACATAACGATCCAAAATGCTCGGAAAGGAATCACCCATTTATGCCAACAATTGCGATTAAATCAACGTCACATAGAGACATCGGTCAATTTCTACAAAATGGCATTAGCAAGGAATTTAACACGAGGACGAAAGCATGCACACAATCACGCTGCATGTGTCTACATCACTTGCCGAACAGAGGAAACACCGCACTTGTTGATTGACATTAGTGATATTCTTCAGATTGATGTTCACGAATTAGGTAGAACGTATCTGAAGTTCACGAATGCCTTGTGCATAAACATTCCGTCAATGGATCCATGTATATTCATAATGAAATACGCGTTGAAATTGGAATTCGGTGACAAGACAAACGAGGTCTCTAATACAGCACAGCGATTGCTCCAGAGGATGATGAGAGACAGTATTCACAGCGGTAGAAGGCCTTCTGGTCTCTGTGGTGCGGCCCTGCTGATAGCCTCTCgcctacacgagttcaaccgCACTCCAAATGATATCATTAAAATCGTCAAAGTTCACGAGTCAACCTTGCGAAAACGACTGATAGAATTCGGTGACACGCCCTCGAGTGCTCTTACTCTCGATGAATTCATGACTGTTGATCTTGAAGAAGAGCAAGATCCCCCGGCCTTCAAGGCTGCACGTAAAAAGGATCGAGAGAGATTGCAGAAGTTGGAGAATATCGACACTGAGTTTGACGATTTACAGagtgaaattgacaggcagcTCGAAGAGTACAGAGCGTCGAGGGGGAAAAAGCGAAAGAATAACGATGATGGAGTCGAGGAGAGCGATGCAGAGAGATTTGTCGCTGAGAGCACCATGGACATTATCAAAAGCTGTTTGAACAGTTCAGAGGATACGACCACTGATGATTTTCGACAGAGTGCAGGTAAGGATAAAGTTGGACTGGGTCCGGACATCGCTTCGATGGGTCTGGGTCTGTCGATGAGTGTATCCCAAaggaatgagaaaaatgaagaagagCTATTTGAGACTGAAAATGGGGAAATTGATATGACCGATGTTGACGATGAGGAGCTTGACAGTTATATTATGACGGAGAAAGAAGCCAGTATGAAGTCTAGTCTGTGGCACAAAGTCAATGCGACGTATCTCGAGCAGCAAAAGGAGAAGGAGGAGAAGAGGCTGAAGGAGAAGGAAGAGGGCAAGCcggagaagaagaagagaaagATCGGAGCGAAGAAAAAAAGCGGAATGGGCCCGGCCAACAGTGCTGGAGAGGCTATTGAGAAGATGCTCCAGGAAAAACGAATTTCtacgaaaattaattacgaaGTGTTAAAGAGTTTAAATATCAGAGTATCGACGAATCAAGAGGCTGCAAGTGCAAATACGGAGGACGTTGATGCAAATGATGCCAATAGAAGTCGAGGGGAGAGGGAAATGAAGACGAAGATCACGACAGTGATCCAGAGAGGTCGGAGAACGGGACATAAACTGGAGGAGCCAGTGGAAGAGACTCCTCAGAGGAAGAGGGAGAAAGTCGAGGAGGGGATTGATGAGAGAATTGGTGGAGGGGAGGCTGCGGAGATCCTCGATGAAGTTGAGGATGATGTTGAGGATGAGGTTGACGTTGATCCCAATGAGATGAGCGTGGGACAAATGCTCCAGAGACACACTACTGATGACGATGAACATTATGGATATGATTATGATGATGAGGATTATTAG
- the LOC135166932 gene encoding probable ATP-dependent RNA helicase DDX20 has product MTRPTAHLIDGKPRTGDVKISEDVTFSQMGLSQCVLDGLMNCGFQRPSPIQLKAIPVGRCGVDSIIKAKSGTGKTVVFGVIALEMINVKLPSVQVIILAPTREIALQIAEVLTAVGSKLKGMKVQCFIGGTTLQSDRNKVDNCHIAVGAPGRVKHLIDKGLLKVDSVRLLVLDEADKLMDISFQSDVNFIFAKLPKNKQIISSSATYPDDLELFLSSYMISPTLLTPDAKDSILMGLRQLIVVVPFHPNIMKQIQIKTEELKKILTKVPFKQCLVFCNYQIRAQSLCNRVNSQGHSSTYIVGSQEMKKRIETINKLKNSQCRILFSTDLTARGIDAENVNLVVNFDIPNDGATYLHRIGRAGRFGSHGIAITIVSENELEKFRDLMHIIGGASFSLLKMPAEYPENIWTSDDSAFEKVYPNSRVESGSSAADVNYPGIAEVPSNEYSSAIEEFVGQKSIINSNDQDKVKENLGSPKPQKLSDFVKQILKNGNNKTEVRAHQPLKINASSNLKVLELKSLPEDPSKYRLMNDKIEFSVELLPDVVESDINVMEFLDYDITLKRIPDASQMHNELSPRAAPFESIDIPDDFDGTEKVYFLKIYHGLKDWLKHEKSEGQMSRDTKDVALEAAHLWNRVLEYEIENLSGCSDRMKECSGDQERDADDRDYRLALRDFFEVQKRAFLCVYPELRNDAEVIETYSYSTQSHVSNLVEMYQGIENFKSRHRPPGAEFQAHFPYPIGTNDPLLNLMMSPSDVERYSRSILYLRNNSKPQIRLLAVMEDSTRGQQSDGIQIIENQVMELNILESVEEEISSINGGSSSSKEIDSYYPLENNSADDAPQETRDKPNTCSGVKAEIVESVKDIPVSSASIFPPRVQRSVHYGEQSQQKNYCDNNIHRANQSFVNNLINNKRLNLPRNNFNGVNQWIGCDSIDAFLDKLTFDTELLHLQEYISLVLDWE; this is encoded by the coding sequence ATGACACGTCCAACAGCGCATTTAATTGATGGAAAACCGAGAACAGGTGATGTTAAAATCAGTGAAGATGTAACATTCTCTCAAATGGGTCTCTCACAGTGTGTGCTAGATGGGTTAATGAATTGTGGATTTCAAAGACCCTCTCCTATTCAGCTGAAAGCTATTCCTGTTGGTCGATGTGGAGTTGATTCTATCATCAAAGCCAAATCAGGAACAGGAAAAACTGTAGTTTTTGGTGTGATCGCCTTGGAAATGATTAATGTGAAACTGCCATCGGTTCAAGTGATAATTTTGGCACCCACACGAGAGATAGCATTACAAATTGCAGAGGTACTCACTGCAGTTGGTTCTAAACTTAAAGGAATGAAAGTGCAGTGTTTCATCGGAGGCACAACGTTGCAAAGCGATAGAAACAAAGTTGATAATTGCCACATTGCTGTTGGCGCCCCAGGGAGAGTAAAACATCTCATAGACAAAGGACTTCTCAAAGTGGATAGCGTGCGGCTCCTGGTGCTTGACGAGGCTGATAAATTAATGGATATAAGTTTTCAATCGGATGTCAATTTTATCTTTGCCAAATTACCGAAAAACAAGCAAATTATATCATCGAGTGCGACATATCCCGACGACTTGGAATTATTCTTATCATCGTACATGATATCACCAACTCTGTTAACACCGGATGCTAAGGACTCTATTTTGATGGGGCTCAGACAATTAATAGTCGTTGTTCCATTCCACCCGAATATTATGAAACAGattcaaataaaaactgaggagttgaaaaaaattcttacaaAAGTACCATTCAAACAGTGTTTAGTATTCTGCAACTACCAAATAAGAGCTCAATCATTATGCAATCGAGTAAATAGCCAAGGACACTCATCAACATATATCGTTGGAAgtcaagaaatgaaaaaacgtATCGAGACAATCAACAAGTTAAAGAATTCTCAATGTAGAATTCTATTCAGTACTGACTTGACAGCTCGAGGAATTGACGCTGAGAATGTAAATCTTGTTGTGAACTTTGACATCCCGAACGATGGAGCTACGTATCTCCATAGAATCGGCCGAGCTGGCCGTTTTGGATCCCATGGGATTGCCATTACCATCGTATCCGAAAacgaattggaaaaatttagaGATCTCATGCACATCATTGGAGGTGCCAGCTTCTCACTTCTAAAAATGCCCGCTGAATATCCAGAGAATATATGGACATCCGATGATTCAGCATTCGAAAAAGTTTACCCAAATTCACGAGTGGAAAGTGGGAGCTCTGCTGCTGATGTCAACTATCCAGGCATTGCAGAAGTACCTTCCAACGAGTACTCCTCTGCCATCGAAGAATTCGTTGGACAAAagtcaattattaattcaaaCGATCAAGATaaagtgaaagaaaatttgGGTTCCCCGAAACCCCAAAAACTGTCGGATTTTGTGAAGCAAATATTGAAAAACGGCAACAATAAGACTGAAGTGAGAGCCCACcagccattgaaaattaatgcgTCATCCAATCTCAAGGTTCTTGAGTTGAAATCTCTACCAGAAGATCCATCAAAATACCGACTGAtgaatgataaaattgaattttcagtagAACTGCTGCCAGACGTAGTTGAGTCTGACATTAATGTGATGGAATTCCTGGATTATGATATTACTTTGAAGAGAATTCCTGATGCCAGTCAAATGCATAATGAACTTTCCCCAAGAGCTGCACCTTTCGAGAGCATCGACATTCCAGACGATTTTGATGGTACAGAGAaggtttattttttaaaaatttatcacggTCTAAAGGACTGGTTGAAGCATGAAAAATCTGAGGGCCAAATGTCACGAGACACAAAAGATGTGGCCTTGGAAGCTGCTCACCTCTGGAACAGAGTATTGGAGTATGAAATTGAGAATTTGAGTGGATGTTCGGACAGAATGAAAGAATGTAGTGGAGATCAAGAGAGAGACGCTGATGATAGAGATTATAGATTAGCTTTGAGAGATTTCTTTGAAGTGCAAAAGAGAGCATTTCTCTGTGTCTATCCAGAGCTTCGTAATGACGCAGAAGTGATTGAGACGTATTCTTATTCAACTCAGAGTCATGTCAGCAATCTTGTAGAGATGTACCAGGGAATAGAGAATTTCAAGAGCCGCCATCGTCCACCGGGCGCTGAATTTCAAGCCCATTTTCCCTATCCCATTGGGACTAATGATCCACTTTTAAATCTGATGATGTCCCCCAGTGATGTCGAAAGGTATTCTCGTTCCATTCTCTATCTTCGTAATAATTCAAAGCCTCAAATTCGTTTATTAGCAGTCATGGAGGATTCCACACGAGGGCAACAGTCTGATGGAATTCAAATCATAGAAAATCAAGTTatggaattgaatattttagaaTCTGTTGAAGAGGAAATCTCATCAATCAATGGGGGATCTTCAAGTAGCAAAGAGATTGATAGTTATTATCCTCTGGAGAATAATTCTGCTGATGATGCTCCTCAAGAGACTAGAGACAAACCAAATACGTGTAGTGGTGTTAAAGCTGAAATTGTTGAGTCAGTGAAGGATATTCCAGTCTCATCTGCCTCAATCTTTCCCCCACGTGTTCAACGAAGTGTTCATTATGGTGAACAATCTCAACAAAAGAATTATTGTGATAACAATATTCATCGAGCAAATCAGTCTTTCGTCAATAACTTGATTAATAATAAACGCCTGAACTTGCcgcgaaataattttaatggtgTAAATCAGTGGATTGGATGTGACAGTATTGATGCTTTTTTGGACAAACTGACTTTTGATACTGAACTACTACATCTGCAGGAATACATTTCGTTAGTTTTGGATTGGgaataa
- the Shrb gene encoding charged multivesicular body protein 4b has product MSFFSKVFGGKKEPVAPTTTEAIQKLRETEDMLIKKQDFLEGKIEQEIITAKKNGAKNRRAAIQALKRKKRYEKQLQQLDGTLSTIEMQREALESANTNTTVLQTMKNAADALKAAHLHMDVDQVHDMMDDIAEQQDVAKEISDAISNPVAFGHDIDEDELEKELEELEQEALDEELLGVEGTFELPVIPGSTEPVAPPKKTKGKAVEEDEDLKQLEAWAS; this is encoded by the exons ATGAGTTTTTTCAGCAAAGTTTTTGGGGGAAAGAAGGAGCCCGTAGCTCCAACAACTACGGAAGCGATACAAAAATTGCGTGAAACAGAGGATATGCTCATTAAAAAACAAGATTtccttgagggaaaaattgaacaGGAGATCATAACAGCGAAGAAGAATGGTGCTAAAAATAGGAGAG ctGCAATTCAAGCCCTTAAACGAAAGAAGCGATATGAGAAACAATTACAACAGCTCGATGGCACATTATCAACAATTGAGATGCAGAGAGAAGCGTTGGAAAGCGCAAACACTAATACAACTGTATTACAAACTATGAAAAATGCCGCTGACGCCCTCAAAGCTGCTCATCTTCACAT GGATGTCGATCAAGTACATGACATGATGGACGATATTGCTGAACAGCAAGACGTTGCTAAAGAAATATCTGATGCCATATCCAATCCAGTTGCCTTTGGTCACGATATCGACGAGGATGAGCTTGAGAAAGAGCTCGAGGAATTGGAACAGGAGGCACTTGACGAGGAATTACTGGGTGTTGAAGGAACTTTCGAGCTCCCCGTTATTCCGGGCTCAACCGAACCTGTGGCACCACCTAAAAAGACaa AAGGAAAAGCAGTGGAAGAAGATGAGGACCTTAAGCAATTGGAAGCGTGGGCCTCGTAA
- the LOC135166939 gene encoding uncharacterized protein LOC135166939 isoform X1, with amino-acid sequence MGSVSSAKRVMAESKKEWVAQTINSDTVVIFSKTYCPYCKMAKEVFEKLKQGYGVIELDERDDADEVQDILGELTGARSVPRVFIKGEFIGGGTDVQKMYQSGELVKKLI; translated from the exons ATGGGTTCAGTTTCCAGCGCCAAAAGAGTCATGGCTGAGAGCAAAAAAGAATGGGTTGCTCAAACTATCAACTCCGACACTGTAGTCATCTTTTCCAAGACCTATTGTCCTTATTGCAAAATGGCGAAGGAG GTCTTTGAGAAGCTTAAACAAGGGTACGGGGTAATTGAATTGGACGAAAGAGATGATGCTGACGAGGTTCAGGATATCTTAGGAGAACTCACAGGTGCTAGAAGTGTACCCAGGGTATTCATTAAAGGCGAATTCATCGGCGGTGGAACCGACGTCCAAAAGATGTATCAATCCGGAGAGctagttaaaaaattaatataa
- the LOC135166939 gene encoding uncharacterized protein LOC135166939 isoform X2 — protein MAESKKEWVAQTINSDTVVIFSKTYCPYCKMAKEVFEKLKQGYGVIELDERDDADEVQDILGELTGARSVPRVFIKGEFIGGGTDVQKMYQSGELVKKLI, from the exons ATGGCTGAGAGCAAAAAAGAATGGGTTGCTCAAACTATCAACTCCGACACTGTAGTCATCTTTTCCAAGACCTATTGTCCTTATTGCAAAATGGCGAAGGAG GTCTTTGAGAAGCTTAAACAAGGGTACGGGGTAATTGAATTGGACGAAAGAGATGATGCTGACGAGGTTCAGGATATCTTAGGAGAACTCACAGGTGCTAGAAGTGTACCCAGGGTATTCATTAAAGGCGAATTCATCGGCGGTGGAACCGACGTCCAAAAGATGTATCAATCCGGAGAGctagttaaaaaattaatataa
- the LOC135166933 gene encoding atypical kinase COQ8B, mitochondrial: MARPWGSDVIGVLRGMQTVVNSIAKHQAETIKHVIDNSSVKRATEDNINGTIQQLSEMQLSEAPNKVLSSVQELFNRVLVVEKGISEFAKQFTNEGTNSASYSQNLKYGPADLEIYHPARDPRERVHRKNSDKPSDENVVNVSRKYSSVKEKIDTIGGYEKMIPKIELTKKEKEVLRKLEIEHEINVKTREAVMVEPKVVRVEVKNEKNLQDVEQKIFMAKKNSTIKPMIKPKQTLSPNARERKVPSTRIQRMISFGTLGIGLGIGTIAEYGRRTLGIKEQGIGQSLDNTFLTKANAERIVSTLCKVRGAALKIGQILSIQDSNIISSEMQKVFERVRQSADFMPTWQVQRVLTDELGTEWRSQVKDFDEKPFAAASIGQVHLVTLNDGSLAAMKIQYPGVAEGIQSDIDNLVGVLKLWNVFPEGMFIDNVVEVAKKELAWEVDYVREAECSKKFREHLAPYPEYYVPQVIDDLCSKKVFTTELIDGVSVDKCIDMEMNVREHICKLIMQLCLKELFEFRYMQTDPNWANFFYNPELKQLILLDFGACRSYDKSFLDDYIEIIHAAGRGNRNTVLQLSRKMKLLTGYESKVMESAHVDAVMILGEVFSENNEKYDFGGQNVTKSMQKLVPTIITHRLCPPPEEIYSIHRKLSGVFLLCAKLDVKINCKELFHEVYENYKLG; this comes from the exons ATGGCTCGTCCATGGGGTTCAGATGTCATCGGTGTCCTTCGGGGCATGCAGACGGTGGTTAATAGCATTGCCAAACATCAAGCAGAAACTATAAAACACGTTATAGATAATTCCAGTGTCAAGAGAGCAACTGAAGACAATATAAACGGAACAATTCAACAGCTGTCTGAGATGCAGCTGAGTGAAGCTCCG AATAAAGTACTGTCATCGGTACAAGAATTATTCAACAGAGTACTTGTCGTTGAGAAAGGAATATCCGAGTTTGCAAAGCAGTTCACGAATGAAGGTACAAATTCTGCGTCGTACTCACAAAATTTAAAGTATGGGCCGGCGGATCTGGAAATTTATCATCCAGCAAGAGACCCCAGGGAACGAGTTCATCGAAAAAACTCTGATAAACCTTCAGATGAAAACGTTGTTAATGTTTCAAGGAAATACAGCAGTGTTAAAGAGAAAATAGACACCATTGGAggatatgaaaaaatgattcctaAAATAGAGCTGACAAAAAAAGAGAAGGAAGTACTCAGAAAGCTGGAAATCGAACATGAAATTAATGTAAAAACTAGAGAAGCAGTGATGGTTGAACCGAAAGTCGTGAGAGttgaagtgaaaaatgaaaaaaatttacaagatgtggagcaaaaaatattcatggcgaaaaaaaattcaacaattaaacCAATGATAAAACCCAAGCAAACT CTCTCACCAAACGCGAGGGAAAGAAAGGTTCCAAGCACACGAATTCAACGTATGATAAGCTTCGGAACCCTAGGAATCGGTTTAGGAATTGGTACAATTGCTGAATATGGACGAAGAACATTGGGAATTAAAGAACAGGGCATCGGACAAAGTTTGGATAATACTTTCTTAACGAAAGCTAATGCTGAGAGAATTGTATCGACTCTTTGTAAAGTGAGAG GTGCTGCTCTAAAAATTGGCCAAATATTGAGCATTCAGGATAGTAACATAATAAGTTCAGAAATGCAGAAAGTCTTTGAGCGAGTTCGTCAGAGTGCTGATTTCATGCCAACGTGGCAAGTTCAG cgagTACTCACGGATGAGTTGGGGACTGAATGGAGAAGTCAAGTGAAGGACTTCGATGAAAAACCATTTGCAGCAGCTTCTATAG GTCAAGTACATCTAGTTACCCTTAACGATGGATCTCTTGCTGCTATGAAAATTCAGTATCCAGGTGTGGCAGAAGGAATTCAAAGTGACATAGATAATTTAGTTGGCGTTTTGAAA TTATGGAACGTCTTCCCTGAAGGAATGTTCATCGACAATGTTGTCGAAGTTGCTAAGAAAGAACTAGCGTGGGAAGTCGATTATgtcagagaggcagagtgttCTAAAAAATTCAGGGAGCACCTGGCGCCTTATCCGGAATATTACGTTCCACAGGTTATAG aCGACCTATGCTCAAAAAAAGTATTTACTACAGAACTCATCGATGGCGTATCAGTTGATAAATGTATTGACATGGAGATGAATGTTCGCGAGcacatttgtaaattaatAATGCAGCTCTGCCTAAAAGAATTATTCGAGTTTCGTTACATGCAGACCGATCCAAACTGGGCCAATTTCTTTTATAATCCAGAATTGAAacaa TTGATTCTTCTCGACTTTGGTGCCTGTAGATCATATGACAAATCATTTTTGGATGAttacattgaaataattcatgcAGCTGGTCGTGGAAACCGTAATACGGTTCTTCAGTTGTCGAGGAAGATGAAACTCTTGACTGGATATGAATCAAAG gtgATGGAAAGTGCTCATGTTGATGCTGTTATGATTCTCGGGGAAGTTTTCAgtgaaaacaatgaaaaatatgattttgggGGGCAAAATGTTACGAAAAG CATGCAAAAATTAGTCCCAACGATCATAACTCATCGATTGTGTCCACCCCCAGAGGAAATTTACAGTATTCATCGAAAATTGTCAGGTGTTTTTCTACTCTGTGCTAAGTTGGATGTCAAGATCAATTGCAAAGAACTGTTCCACGAAGTTTATGAAAATTACAAGTTGGgataa
- the LOC135166937 gene encoding oligosaccharyltransferase complex subunit OSTC isoform X2, with product MDLIFRVPFLVLEVPNLKLKKPSWLVKPNAMVVFSVILLSYFMVTGGIIYDVIVEPPSVGSTTDEHGHTRPVAFMPYRVNGQYIMEGLASSFLFTLGGLGFIILDQTHSPSTPKLNRILLISVGFICITVSFITCWIFMRMKLP from the exons ATGGATCTTATTTTTCGAGTGCCTTTTTTGGTACTCGAGGTTCCAAATTTGAAGCTTAAAAAGCCATCCTGGTTGGTAAAACCCAATGCCATGGTGGTCTTTTCCGTCATATTATTGTCGTACTTTATGGTCACTGGAG GAATCATCTATGATGTAATTGTTGAGCCGCCAAGTGTTGGATCAACAACTGATGAGCATGGGCATACGAGACCG GTGGCGTTCATGCCTTATCGAGTTAACGGTCAATACATAATGGAAGGTCTGGCCTCAAGTTTTCTTTTCACACTGGGGGGCCTTGGATTTATCATCTTGGATCAAACTCATTCACCATCAACTCCAAAACTTAAcagaattttgttaatttctgTTGGATTTATCTGCATCACTGTTTCATTCATCACTTGCTGGATTTTCATGCGTATGAAGCTCCCgtga
- the LOC135166937 gene encoding oligosaccharyltransferase complex subunit OSTC isoform X1 — protein sequence MDLIFRVPFLVLEVPNLKLKKPSWLVKPNAMVVFSVILLSYFMVTGGIIYDVIVEPPSVGSTTDEHGHTRPVAFMPYRVNGQYIMEGLASSFLFTLGGLGFIILDQTHSPSTPKLNRILLISVGFICITVSFITCWIFMRMKLPGYF from the exons ATGGATCTTATTTTTCGAGTGCCTTTTTTGGTACTCGAGGTTCCAAATTTGAAGCTTAAAAAGCCATCCTGGTTGGTAAAACCCAATGCCATGGTGGTCTTTTCCGTCATATTATTGTCGTACTTTATGGTCACTGGAG GAATCATCTATGATGTAATTGTTGAGCCGCCAAGTGTTGGATCAACAACTGATGAGCATGGGCATACGAGACCG GTGGCGTTCATGCCTTATCGAGTTAACGGTCAATACATAATGGAAGGTCTGGCCTCAAGTTTTCTTTTCACACTGGGGGGCCTTGGATTTATCATCTTGGATCAAACTCATTCACCATCAACTCCAAAACTTAAcagaattttgttaatttctgTTGGATTTATCTGCATCACTGTTTCATTCATCACTTGCTGGATTTTCATGCGTATGAAGCTCCC CGGCTACTTCTAG
- the LOC135166936 gene encoding calcium and integrin-binding protein 1-like produces the protein MGAGKSQFTEEELQDYQDLTYFTKKEVLYAHQKFKALAPEKVGHNRNAKLPMSKILQYPELRVNPFGDRICKVFSSSQDGDCTFEDFLDMTSVFSDAAPKAVKAEHAFRIFDFDGDDMLGVGDLRQVIDRLTAPQRLSETDIQRLLQYLLEEADLDDDGALSFAEFEHIIEKSSDFSKTFRIRL, from the exons ATGGGGGCAGGTAAAAGTCAATTTACTGAAGAAGAGCTTCAAGATTACCAG GACTTAACTTATTTTACGAAAAAGGAAGTTTTATA CGCCCATCAAAAATTCAAAGCATTAGCTCCTGAAAAAGTGGGACACAACAGAAATGCAAAATTGCCTATGTCGAAAATACTGCAATATCCCGAGCTCAGGGTCAATCCTTTTGGAGATAGAATTTGCAAGGTATTTAGTTCAAGTCAGGATGGAGACTGTAcgtttgaagattttttggatATGACATCTGTCTTTAGTGATGCAGCACCAAAAGCAGTAAAGGCTGAACATGCATTCAGAATATTTG ATTTTGATGGTGATGATATGTTGGGTGTTGGGGATCTCCGTCAAGTTATCGATCGTTTAACTGCTCCACAAAGACTGAGTGAGACTGATATACAACGTCTGCTTCAATATCTCCTAGAAGAAGCTGATCTTGATGACGACGGTGCGCTTAGTTTTGCCGAATTTGAGCACATAATTGAGAAGAGCAGTGACTTTTCAAA GACATTCCGAATTCGTTTATGA
- the LOC135166938 gene encoding protein FAM136A-like, protein MVEEQRRRVEDQMTKIVEEIDKSYLRKIQGNMHRCAASCCDNKTASIQKIHHCIENCNGNLTHAQQYVNSEFERVQHRLQRCVMDCNDYIKDKMGHNSTQDEVNRLTDDFEKCATKCVDTYCDLLPSLEKTMKKVLASGKFDQPM, encoded by the exons ATGGTGGAAGAACAAAGAAGAAGAGTTGAGGATCAGATGACGAAAATTGTGGAGGAAATAGACAAAAGTTACTTGAGGAAAATTCAA ggaaacATGCACAGATGTGCAGCCAGTTGTTGCGATAATAAAACTGCAAGTATTCAAAAAATCCACCATTGTATTGAAAACTGCAATGGAAATTTGACCCATGCTCAGCAGTACGTGAATTCCGAATTTGAAAGAGTTCAG CACCGATTACAAAGGTGTGTCATGGATTGCAACGATTATATAAAAGATAAAATGGGCCATAATTCAACACAAGATGAAGTCAATCGTCTAACAGATGATTTTGAGAAGTGTGCAACAAAATGTGTTGATACATATTGTGACTTACTTCCATCTTTGGaaaaaacgatgaaaaaagTACTTGCGAGTGGAAAATTTGACCAGCCGAtgtga